AAATACGCCCAATTAAACGGCCCAGAGGATTACACCCCACAATCACTGCCCCCCCAGCATAGGAAGATTTGATTTTAAGTAAATTCGCCACCGCCCCTGCGCTCAAACCTTGGGCAAAAACCGTCATCATGATCGTTAAAAAAACTAACCCCTTAATAGAATCTCCCCCGTTAATACCATTTTGGGTTAACAAAATAGAGAACAAAGAAGCCACAGAAGCCGAGACAATTCCGCGGGGGGCAATCCATGCTAAAAAAATCTTTTGACGCCAATTAAGATCACTATTCCAAGTACAAATTAAAATACTCAGGGGGCGAACCAAAAACATTAACACTAACACCGTTAAGACACTTCCCCACCCCAGGGCAAAAATACTATCAATGGATAAATCCGCCGCCAAGAGGATAAACAAAACCGATACACACAATACCGTTAACTGTCCTTTAAAACGCAGTAGTAACCTTTCTTCGGGAATACCAGACGCCCTCACCACAATTCCCGCCGTCACCGTTGCCATTAATCCTGACTCACTGATGATCATCTGGGATAGTCCAAATGTACCCCATACCCCAGCCAAAACTACTAAATTTTTTAATTCTTCAGGGACAAAATTGGCGTTTTTTTGAAACGAGCCTAATAACCAACCACTGACACCCCCAATGATAGCCCCGATACCGAGGCGAAATAATAACCCCGTGATAATTTCGAGGGAATAGGCAGAGCTATTGAGAATGGTATCTAATACCACCACCGCTAAAATGGCGCCCACGGGATCGATTAAAACCCCTTCCCCTTCTAATAAGGTGGCTACGCGCTTATCTACGGCTACTTGTTTTAATAATGGGCCAACCACCGTAGGGCCTGTGACAACCACCAAGGATGCGTACAAGAAGGCGATTTCCCAGGGAAATTCTGCTAACCAGTGGGCGGCCATGCCACCACCGATAAAGGTTATTAATGTACCGATGGTGACGAGATTTCGTAAACTCCCGGAGACTTTATCTAGTTGTTTTAATTCTAGGTTTAAGCCTCCTTCAAATAAAATGATGGCTACGGCAAGGGCGACTAATACTTCTAATCCTACTCCTAAAAGTTCAGGTTCTAGTATTCCTAAACCATCTCTACCGAGTAACACTCCAAAGATGAGTAGGAAGACGATACTGGGTATTTTGAAGAATTCTCCCAATACTTGAGAACTGATCCCCGCAAATACGGTTATGATGATTAGTAGGGTTAGAGTGAAAGAGTCTTCCATGATGTCAGAGGTTTAAATAATACGCCTTTGATTTTGCTAGTAATTTCTAGTCAAGTTACGATAATGTCTTATCCATGGTAGCTTAATTTCAACAATGATTGTCTTTGCCCTTGCTTTGCTCTTAACCCATCATGATTAATTGACGCCTAAGGAGCGATCGCACCTCATCCAAGGTACAATTAACCTGAGAAAGAATGTCTTTAACGGTTAAATTTCGTTGAGGATTACCAGAGGCTAACTTCATCACCTCAAATTCTTGGTCGTTGAGGGTAATGGGTTGATAGTTATAATCTAGTAAACTCTTACTTTCCCAACCTAACATACAGGGATTTAATTCAGGTTTAGCGGTTAATAATAATTGATCATCTTGCCATGTTTCTCGATTAAGAGGGGGTTTAGCAAGGAAAAATTCATAGTGGGTAACATTGGAAGGGTCTAATAATTCTATCAAACGGTAACGCTCTTGGATCGTTAATTGTTTTACCCTTTCTCGTAAATCCTCGCTTTTAATTAACCTTTCTATTTGCCAAAAGTCACAGTTGGAAAAGTCCACAAACTCTAAGCCCGAAGTGTTAATAAACTCGAATAAACTATCGATATTATAATCAAATTCATTGGGGTGAACATACATATCGGCAAAACATTCATCCCGTTGATTTTCCAATGCCCAACGTTCCTTTTCCCGTTGTAATATACGGCTAGATTCTGGTAATCCTGCAAATAACTCCCTACCTACCGCCACACCATCTCGATAATCCCCTATTTTATCTCCTTGGATAAGGGCGATCGCCCTTTGCATCAACAAAATCTCCCATCTACCCAACTCCCCATAAACGAAGATATGAAATAATCCATCATCAGCCAACTTATCCGCCAAGGCTTGAATACCCACCACAGGATTAGGTAAATGATGTAATACCCCCACCGAATTAATAAAATCAAAAGAGCCTTCCAACTCCCTTGCCCTCTCCAAATTAAACTGACGAAATTCAATATTTCCTTGAAAATCCTTTAAAACTCCCGACTTTTCCAACCTTTTTTGAGCCGTAGCCAAAGCATTTTCACTAATATCCACCGCCAAAATATCCGCCGTCGGATTATGTAAAACTAAATATTCGGTACTCGAACCCGTACCACAACCAGCATCTAAAATTCTAACCTGTGGTTTATGGGGTTTTTTTCCCTTACAAAAATTGTACGCCGATTGATAATGCCATCGCCAATTATATCCAGGGGGTGGCTCATCCAAGAGAGGATCGGGGGGAAAAGGATAGGTATTATATAATTTTTGCACTGCGTTTCTAACTTCAGACATAACCTGTTGCTCATTAAAATAAATAAACCATTAACAATTTACCATTGAGTTATGCCCAACTTGATTAATACTATCCCTCCCCCGAAAGATATTTACTCTATGGTACAAATTTTATGTAGATTTGTTACGAAAAATCCTTTTTTCATTGATATTTGCCTTGGAATAGCCTATTATGAGAGTGTGTTTTTAATAATAGAAATATGACCGTTAGCTTTTAAAAAAGTTTAGCCTCCCATTATATAACAAGCATAACATGAAACAGACCGAAAACGAAAAAAAGCCAAAAAATCAGTGATTTTTGTAACAAACATTAACAATTAAAGCACCTCATCTAACTTAACCCCAATAGTAGAAACCCCCACAAATACCGAACCAGTGGTTTTTTCCCGTAAACGAGCTTGAGCTTTTTCATATACAGAAGAAGATAATTCAATTTGTCCGGCTTCCCGAATAAATACCGCATTATCCTCAGAGAGATAAAAATCAACAAAAGCCTTAACTTCAGGACGTTCTAAAGATGTTGTTTTCACATAAATAAATAATGGACGCGCAAGGGGTTGATAAATTCCAGCCTCCACATTCGCCACACTAGGTTCAATGCAACCATCACCACCATCATCAGCATTTTCATTATCCAGCGCCACGGGTTTAAGCTCATCCAAATTTTCATCAAGATAAGACAAACCAAAATAACCTAACCCACCAACATCATTACTAACACCTTGAACAATGACATTATCATCCTCCGTAGCAGTAATATCCCCTCTACTCAAACCCTCCTCACCGTTAATGGCTTCGGTAAAATAATCAAAAGTACCTGAATCAGTACCGGGGGCATATAAATTAAGCGGTACATTGGGGAAACCCTCCCTAACTTGACTCCAATTATTAACTACCCCTTGAGATTCTGGACTCCAGATAGTGCGCAATTCATTAGCAGTAAGACAAGCAGCCCAATCATTTTCCTTATTAACCACCATGGAAAGGGCATCAAATGCCACGGGTAATTCGATAAACTCCACTCCATTTTGATTACATTGCTCAATTTCCTCTGGTTTAATCGCCCGTGAAGCGTTGGAAATATCCGTTTCCCCTGCACAAAACTTGCTCAAGCCTCCTCCGCTGCCAGAAATACCAATGGCAATGCGCACGTTAGGATTATCAGTTTCAAATTCTTCACTGACTATCTCGGTAATAGGATAAACGGTGGATGAACCATCGATAACAATATCACCAGTTAAACCGTTACTACTACTTACCGAAGAATTATTGGCGCATCCTGCCAATGCCGTAACCAACATAGAAGACATTAGTAAACTATTTCTTAATACTTTCTCTCTGGTAGTAATATTCATAATATTTATTGTATTTATAAACACTTATTCAAATAATAATTACTCTTTAAATAAAGCATAAAAAACAAAATTATAAATTAACAACAGGTTAAGAAATTAAATCTATTATGTCCGTAAAATTACGTAATAGTCTTGTCTAAGAAGGTTTAAGTTAAGAGAAGATTAAGACAAAAAAAGTTGAAAATAAGAGGTTTATTTTTTACAATAAATATGACGTAAATAAATGAGCAGTTCTGCTAAATGATATGCCCCCTAAATTAGATATTCTGGAGAGGAAAAATATTCTAGCTGAGTTACCCCTTGATAACTATCGGGTTGAAGTTGATGTTTTAACTAGCTTAGTGGAAAGTCATCTTTTAGCCAATCCTACTCTTTCTGGGTTTTTTGTCATAGAAGATAGGGAAATTTTAGGGGTTGTACCTAGACAAAAATTTTTTGAGATTATGAGTAGGGAATATGCTAGGGATATATACGCAAAACGACCTATTAAATTATTTTTGAATAACTATGATTATCAATCTCTAAAAATAGATATTTTTACGGGTATAAATGAAGCGGTGCAAAAGGCTTTGAGTCGTCCTCCAAAACAAATTTATAGTCCTATTGTAGTGATAGAAAATGGAAAAGAAGTGGGGATGTTGGAGTTAAGTTCATTAATTTTGGCTCAGGCTCAGATGTTTTCTAATATTAATGAAAAATTAACAAGTCAAGAAAAAGATTTGAGAAAATATGCTAGAAAAATAGAGAAAGAAAAAGAGAAGGTTAAGGAATATTCTCAGCAATTAGAAGAACAACAGGCTAATTTGAAAACTAGCAATAGTTTATTGAAAACTCAAACTCAAAGGCTAGAGCAACAGAAGGAGGAGTTGTCGAAACAAAGTAAAGAAATAAGTTTATTAAATCAAAGTTTTAATGAGCTAGGGGCTTTACTTTCTAAGAAGGGAAAAACTACTTTTAGTTCTTTGGAAAATAGTATTAAATCTATTATTGAATTTACTACAGAAGTAGGTCAAGTTTGTGATAGTTTTAGGGAAAAATTTAAGGGAATTGATCGGAGTACGTTTTTAATTGAAAGAATTAGTAAAAAGGTAGATAATTTGTCTCAACAAGTATCAATTATTTCAGCTAATTTACCTGCGGATAATAGTCGTTCTAGTTCTTTTAATGTTATTGCTAGTGAGATTGCTAGTTTAGGAAGTCAGATTAATGAGGCAAATACAACTATTAATAGTATGGCACAGCAGTTAAAGCCAGAAATTAAGTTTTTGGTTAAAATTTCGGAGAAAAATAAAACCGTAGTTAAGAAATTAGAACGGGATTCTATGGGAACACAATCAGCGTTAAGTGCTTTAGAAAATTTAATTGAAAAGGGGACAGATGATCAAGGAAATTAATTATAAAAAAAAGTTTAATATTGATAATTTTCCCAGTGTTTTGGTAGAATTTTTGATAACGGTTTTGGGCTTTATTCCTATTCTTATTACCGTTGGCATTGTGGGAATTTTTCTTTATGAAACTTGGGCTTTTTTTCAGGTGGTTTCGGTGGGAGAATTTTTGGGTAGTAGGGAATGGACTCCTAATTTTTCTGACCCTCAATTTGGTATTATTGTTTTGTTATCGGGAACTTTTTTGGTTACGATAATTGCTTTGTTAGTGGCGATTCCTGTGGGAATTTTGGGGGCGATTTATTTATCGGAGTTTGCCCCGAAAAATGTGAGAAGGTTTTTGAAAATAGCTATGGAGTCTTTGGGGGGAATTCCTGGGGTTGTTTATGGTTATTTTGCTTTGCTTTTTTTGACTCCTTTATTGAGAAATAGTTTGTTTCCGAATATGGGGGGTTTCAATGCTTTGAGTGCGGGAATTTGTGTGGGAATTTTGATTATTCCGATTATTTCTTCTTTGACGGAGGATGCTTTGAGTGGGATTTCTGATGATTTACGAAATTCGGCTTATGCTCTTGGTTTTACTCGTTTTGAGATGATTTACAAGGTGTTGTTACCTTTGACTTATCCTGCGATTCTTTCTTCTTTTACTTTGGCTACTTCTGTAGCATTAGGAGAAACAATGGTAGTGGCGATCGCCTCTGGGCAACGACCAAATTTAACTTTAAATCCGTTACAACCCATTGAAACAATTACATCATTTATCATCAAAGTGAGTTTAGGTTCAGTACAATTTGATTCTATTTTATTTAAGACTATTTTCACTTTAGGTTTTATTTTATTTTTAGTAACTTTTACTCTGAATACCATTAGTTATTGGTTACAAAATAAATCGGAAAAACAACTGTTTTCTTTTAGTACCAGTGTTAATAAATTAGCAAAAAAAGAATTAATTAATGTTAATCAAGAAACCAATGTAATTCCTGCTTTTTATTCCTCAGGGGGCAATAGTTATCAACCTTTGTTGAGGGAATCTTTGAGCGCCCCTGGCTTGAAAGCCCCTATTAATAATGTTCGTCTATGGTGCGATCGCACTTTTACCATTTTGGCATTTTTAGGAGCGATTTTTGGGGTAGTATTTATTGCTATTTTATTATGGAATTTATCTCAAACAGGGTTAGAAAAAATTAATTGGGCTTTTTTAACCAGCTTTGCTTCCCGTAGGGCAGAAGAATCAGGAATACTATCGGCATTAGTGGGAAGTTTGTGGCTGTTTATATTAACCCTTGTGATGGTAATTCCCTTGGGGGTAGGTAGTGCCATTTACCTTGAAGAATATCGCAAAAATAAACGCATTGATAACATTCTCGAAATCAGCATCGCCAATCTTGCTTCCATCCCTTCCATTCTTTACGGCTTGTTAGGTTTACAAATTTTTGTGCGCTGGATGCGCCCGATTACGGGGGGGCCTAGTATTTTATCAGGGGCATTGGTATTGACGGTGATGAGTTTACCTACCCTTATCATTGCTAGTCGTAGTGCCATTAAAAGTAGTAGTAAAAGATTAAAAAATGGTGGCTATGCCCTGGGAATGTCGAAACAGCAGGTATTAAGAAAACTAATTCTCCCCTCTGCTTTACCTGGAATTTTAACGGGAGTATTGCTTTCCCAAACGAGGGCATTGGCGGAAACTGCTGCTTTGATTGGGGTTGGGGTAGCCGCATCCGTGCGTTTTCTCCCACCTTTGTCATGGCAAGGGTTGCAAAGTAGTTATACCACTTTACCCGTGCAGATTTTTAACTGGTTACAAAATCCTAGTGCGCAAGTACAACAGTTAGCCGCCGCTGCCACCATAGTTTTAGTAGTTATTTTAATTATTTTAAACTTATTTTCTGTACTTATTAGGGAATATTTTAATAATCTTCAACGTAATTAATTATCAAAAAAAAGAGGATATTTTATGAAAACATTAAATAGTATTATTACCGTTCAAAATTTATCAGTCTATTATGAAAATACACCCTTATTACTAGGGGTTAATTTGGAAATTCCTGAAAATAAAGTAACAGGAGTAATTGGACGTTCTGGCTCTGGGAAAAGTATGTTATTAAGGTGTTTTAACCGTCTTAATGACTTAATGGAAGGCATCAGGGTAGAGGGTAAAGTTTATTTTGATGGTGAAAATATTTACACTTCTGGCATTCAGCCTATTCAGTTAAGGCGACGCATTGGCATGGTATTTCAACGGCCAACCCCTTTTCCTACTTCTATTTATGAAAATATTGCCATGGGTTTGAAGGTAAATGGTTTTCGTCAAAACTTGGATGATATTATTGAGGATTCCCTTAAGCGAGTGGGTTTATGGCAGGAGGTAAAAAATAATCTTCGTAAAAATGCCATGTTATTGTCTGGGGGGCAAAAGCAACGATTATGTATCGCAAGGGCGATCGCCCTTCAACCAGAAGTGATATTATTAGATGAACCATGTTCAGCCTTAGACCCTATTTCTACCCTTGAAATAGAAAACTTAATTTATGAGTTGAAAGATGATTATACCATTATCATGAGCGCCCATGACCTTAAACAAATAGCCAGGGTATGTGATGAGGTGATTTATCTTGATGTGCGAGATAATCAAGTAGGACAAAGGGTGGGATTTGTGCTAGAACAAAATTCAGTGGAAAAAATCTTCCTTAGCCCCGAACAATCGGAAACCCGTAATTATACCCGTGGGGTTATGCTTGAATCGGATTTTTAAGGGATAAATATGGGGAATAGATTATATGTTTATAATTTCCCCATCCTTTTATTTATCAACACTAATCCACGTTTTTATTAAAGCCTAATTAATTATTATTGAGGGCTTTTTGGGCTTCTTCCCTATCATCAAAATGCACTTTTTCTGTACCTAAAATTTGATAATCTTCATGGCCTTTTCCTGCAATTAATACCCCATCACCTGCTTGGGCAGTTTGGATGGCGGTTTGGATGGCTAAGGAGCGATCGCCCTGTACAATGGGGTTAATATGGTTAGGAATACCCGTCAAAATATCTTCAAGGATTTGATTAGGGTTTTCGGTGCGAGGATTATCGGAAGTTACTACCACCACATCTGCTAAATCCGCCGCTATCTTACCCATTATAGGACGTTTGGTGCGATCGCGATCGCCCCCACAACCAAACACACATATCATTTTACCCGTAATAAAAGGGCGAGAAGCCTTGAGTAAATTTTCTAAACTATCAGGAGTGTGGGCATAATCCACGATTACCGTAATATCCTGATTCGGTTTTACCTGCACCCTTTCCATGCGCCCCGGCACTCCTGTAAAATGGGGTAAACCTTGGGTAATGGTATCCAAATCAATACCCAACTGTAACACAGCACCCACCCCAGCCAAAAGGTTAGAAAGATTAAATTGCCCCACTAGAGGAGAAGAAAACTTAGTTTTCCCTTTGGGAGTGTGTAAAATTCCTTCTACTCCCGTGGCTTGATAAACTAAATCAGTGGTGTATAAATCGGCTTCAGGGTTAGTGACACTATAACTCCAAACATCTTTACTAGATTGGATCAATCTTTGTCCATAGGGGTCATCATAATTAATAATAGCCTTACCATGGAGATATTCATTATTAAATAGAAGGGCTTTGGCTTGAAAATAATCCTCCATATCTTTGTGATAATCGAGGTGATCTTGGGTTAAATTAGTAAATACAGCCACATCAAAATGACAGCCTTTAATGCGTTTTTGGGCGAGGGCATGGGAACTTACTTCCATTACGGCGTATTGGTTTCCAGCGTTTACAGCTTCCGTTAATTGTGCCTGTAAATCCACGGCAAAAGGAGTGGTATGACTAGCGGTTTTTTGATAATTTTGCCAACGGGCATACAATGTGCCAAAGAGGGCGGTTTTTTTCTGGGCTTGATGGAGGAAAAATTCGATTAAGTGAGTGGTGGTTGTTTTGCCGTTAGTACCTGTAACCCCTATCATACCTAACTTTTGGCTAGGATAATCATAAAATTTACTCGCAATTTGCGCACATACATCATTCATATCATCAGCAACGATGACGCAATCAGAGTCGGCGGGGGGCATTTTATCATAGGCTTCTTGACTAATTATAGAGGCGATCGCCCCTTCATTCAAAGCACTTTGCCAAAACTCACCCCCATCAACCCTCGTGCCAGGCATCCCAATAAATACATCCCCCGCTGAAACCAACTGAGAATTTGTCACAATCCCTTTCACATCAGTATCAAGGGCGGGATGTTCAGGAATTGAGTTAATCTGTTTTATATTGGACAACAATTGACGTAATTTCATCAAACTTCACCCCTCACTTAACAATAAAAGATTTTTACTATGTTATAGCAATATTTTGGGGAATAGGTAATTGATAATTAATAGTTGATAATGAATAAAAATTAATCAATGGTGCGACAGGCAACACATTGGGTTAAACGTTGTCTTAAAGATTGATAAGGAATCTTCTCGATAATTTCCCCCGCAAAAGCATCTAACAAGAGATGACGGGCATCATCTTCATTTAAACCACGACTACGAAGATAAAAAATTTCATCGGCTTCTAGTTGGCTAACCGTCGCACCATGGGCGCATTTAACGTTATCGGCGGTAATCTGTAATTCGGGTTTGGTATTAATTCGTGCCTTGGGAGAAAGTAACAAATTGCGGTTAAGTTGCGCTGCATTAGTTTCTTGAGCAAGTTTTGGCACATCTACCCTACCATTAAAAATACCATGGCCAGAGTCATCTAAAATATACTTATGGAGTTGGTTTACCGTGCCATAGGGGTGGTTTAAACTCACATGGCTATGGGTATCAGCTATCTGTTTTCCTTGCACCATGGTTAAGCCGTGAAGGTTAGTATAGGTTTGTTCGCCTTTTTGAAGTATGTCTAGGTTATGACGGTATAGTTTTCCACCCAAACTTATTTCATTTATAGTATAACTACTGTTACGGTACTGGGCGATCGCACTTTGGGCAATATGAAAACCATCCCCCGATTCCCGTTGAATGCGACAATGACTCAAAGACGCATTTTCCTGTAAATGAATTTCGGTGACAACATTTGTAAAATAAGGCTTACCACCCACCGCATCAGAACAACCAACGCTAGTTGCTCCATAATATTCTATAATCTGACAACGGGAATTAACCTCCCCAATCATCAAAATGCGGGGTTGTATAAAAATTGGTAAATCTTCCTTCGCCACAATATGGAGTAAATGAATAGGAATATCAACCTCCACATTTTTATCTACCCACACCACAAAAGCATCATTAATTCCTGCGGTATTGAGAGCGGAAAAAACTTCATTGTCAGAGTGATTTTGTCCTAAAAAATGACTAACTTTTTCCTTTTTACTCCCATCCAAGTTTGTCAAATTACCCACATAAACTCCATCAGGTAATGCAGAAATATCCGACAAGTTTTCATCATAAAAACCATTAACAAAAACTAGCCTAGAATTAGGGGCTTCTTGTAACTTAAAACCATCTAAAATAAAGTCAGATAAATTTTGTTTAGTAGGGGCATGGAAATCAATTTTTTGTAAATCACTTAAATCAGTAAAACGCCATGCTTCATCCTTGTTATTAGGAATATTTAACTTAACAACTTCCCTTGCAAACTTTTGTTTTAATTCTTCCATAGAAGTATTTAAATGATCACCAAAATTATTGGTCATACTTTCTGCTACTTGTAATAAATTACCTAAATAGGCATCACTATTGATTTGAAAGTTATTAGCATTGATAGTAGCTACAGAATTAGACATAAAAATAAAATATAAAATTTACAACAAAAAATAATAAACCTAACACGAAAACCACAAAAAATTATACCTCTACTAACTCTTCATCTTCCAAGAAATTGTATCCCCTTTCTTCTAACTCAAGAGCTAAATCTTTATTGCCACTCATGACGATTTTTCCTTGGGACATAACATGGATAAAATCAGGGGTAATATAATCTAATAATCTTTGATAATGGGTAATTAATAAGAAAGCATTATCAGGTTTTTTCAACTGATTTACCCCCTCAGAAACAATGCGTAAAGCATCAATATCTAACCCTGAATCAATCTCATCCAAAATACCCAAATTAGGCTCTAATAAAGCCATCTGCAAAATCTCATTGCGCTTTTTCTCTCCCCCAGAAAAACCCTCATTTAAGCTACGACTGAGGAAAGCAGAATCCATTTTGACAACGCCCAATTTTTCCTCGATTAAATCTTCAAAATCAAAAGCGTCGATTTCTTCTAAACCTAAATATTTACAACGGGCATTATAAGCCACTCTCAAAAAGTCTAAATTACTTACCCCAGGAATTTCTAAAGGATATTGAAACGCCAAGAAAATTCCAGCTAACGCCCTCTCATCAGGCTCTTTTTCTAATAAATTTTCTCCTTTATAGATTACCTCTCCCCCTGTGACTTCATATTCGGGATGCCCTGTTAAAACTTTGGAAAGGGTACTTTTTCCAGAACCATTACGCCCCATGATAGCATGGACTTCTCCTGCTTTGATTTCTAGGTTAACCCCTTTGAGGATAGGAGTGCCATCAACAGAAGCGGTAAGGTTACGGACAGATAATATAGTTTCAGTCATAATGAGTTATTTAATAATGGTGAGCGTTCTTAATTTTTATATATTTTCTTCTGTGGATCTATTTTAAGGTACTTTAGCAACATTTTTGTTGTTTTATTCTTTTTCCCCATGAAAAATTCACAAAACCCCATGAGTCGAATCTGTGATTAAATAGGTAGGCGTATAAATAACTTTTATGAAGGAGAATTTTAAATGGATTTATCTCGTATTCCCGCACAACCCAAGGCTGGTTTAATCAATGTTTTAATTGAAATTCCTGGGGGAAGTAAAAATAAGTATGAGTTTGATAAGGATATGAATGCTTTTATTTTAGATAGAGTATTATTTTCTTCGGTGAAATATCCTTATGACTATGGTTTTGTACCTAATACTTTGGCGGATGACGGTGATCCTTTAGATGGTATGGTAATAATGGATGAACCTACCTTCCCTGGTTGTGTGATTGCGGCGCGCCCTGTGGCTATGTTGGAAATGGTTGATGGGGGAGATAGAGATGAGAAAATTCTTTGTGTTCCTGCCGAAGATCCTCGCTATGATCATGTTAAGTCTTTAAAGGATATTGCGCCCCATCGTCTCGAAGAAATTGCTGAGTTTTTCCGCTCTTATAAAAATTTAGAGAAAAAAGAAACCAAAATTTTAGGGTGGAAAGATGTGGATCAAGTTGCTCCTTTAGTGGAACAATGTGTAAAGGCTTATAAATAAAGTTATAGCTGATGGGGGTTGAACAATGTTCAACCCTTCAAAGGGTTTAGCAGACAAACTGAATGTCTTTTTTTCCTTCGATAACTTTGCCGATATGGTAGGAGGAAATATTTTCGCCTTCAAAAAATGCGATAGTTTCTTTTACTTTGTGGGGTGGCACAATCACTACAAAACCGACTCCCATGTTAAAGGTATCGAGCATATCTTGTTGGTTGACGTTGCCTGTTTTGGCTAACCATTGAAAGATGGGGGGAATTTGCCAATTGTTGAGGTTGACTTCGATGGAGAGGTTGTCGGGAAGACAACGGGGTAAGTTTTCGGGGATACCTCCCCCTGTGATATGTGCCATGGCTTTGATGCCGAGGT
The sequence above is a segment of the Cyanobacterium stanieri LEGE 03274 genome. Coding sequences within it:
- a CDS encoding UDP-N-acetylmuramoyl-L-alanyl-D-glutamate--2,6-diaminopimelate ligase; protein product: MKLRQLLSNIKQINSIPEHPALDTDVKGIVTNSQLVSAGDVFIGMPGTRVDGGEFWQSALNEGAIASIISQEAYDKMPPADSDCVIVADDMNDVCAQIASKFYDYPSQKLGMIGVTGTNGKTTTTHLIEFFLHQAQKKTALFGTLYARWQNYQKTASHTTPFAVDLQAQLTEAVNAGNQYAVMEVSSHALAQKRIKGCHFDVAVFTNLTQDHLDYHKDMEDYFQAKALLFNNEYLHGKAIINYDDPYGQRLIQSSKDVWSYSVTNPEADLYTTDLVYQATGVEGILHTPKGKTKFSSPLVGQFNLSNLLAGVGAVLQLGIDLDTITQGLPHFTGVPGRMERVQVKPNQDITVIVDYAHTPDSLENLLKASRPFITGKMICVFGCGGDRDRTKRPIMGKIAADLADVVVVTSDNPRTENPNQILEDILTGIPNHINPIVQGDRSLAIQTAIQTAQAGDGVLIAGKGHEDYQILGTEKVHFDDREEAQKALNNN
- the sufD gene encoding Fe-S cluster assembly protein SufD, yielding MSNSVATINANNFQINSDAYLGNLLQVAESMTNNFGDHLNTSMEELKQKFAREVVKLNIPNNKDEAWRFTDLSDLQKIDFHAPTKQNLSDFILDGFKLQEAPNSRLVFVNGFYDENLSDISALPDGVYVGNLTNLDGSKKEKVSHFLGQNHSDNEVFSALNTAGINDAFVVWVDKNVEVDIPIHLLHIVAKEDLPIFIQPRILMIGEVNSRCQIIEYYGATSVGCSDAVGGKPYFTNVVTEIHLQENASLSHCRIQRESGDGFHIAQSAIAQYRNSSYTINEISLGGKLYRHNLDILQKGEQTYTNLHGLTMVQGKQIADTHSHVSLNHPYGTVNQLHKYILDDSGHGIFNGRVDVPKLAQETNAAQLNRNLLLSPKARINTKPELQITADNVKCAHGATVSQLEADEIFYLRSRGLNEDDARHLLLDAFAGEIIEKIPYQSLRQRLTQCVACRTID
- the sufC gene encoding Fe-S cluster assembly ATPase SufC, whose amino-acid sequence is MTETILSVRNLTASVDGTPILKGVNLEIKAGEVHAIMGRNGSGKSTLSKVLTGHPEYEVTGGEVIYKGENLLEKEPDERALAGIFLAFQYPLEIPGVSNLDFLRVAYNARCKYLGLEEIDAFDFEDLIEEKLGVVKMDSAFLSRSLNEGFSGGEKKRNEILQMALLEPNLGILDEIDSGLDIDALRIVSEGVNQLKKPDNAFLLITHYQRLLDYITPDFIHVMSQGKIVMSGNKDLALELEERGYNFLEDEELVEV
- a CDS encoding inorganic diphosphatase: MDLSRIPAQPKAGLINVLIEIPGGSKNKYEFDKDMNAFILDRVLFSSVKYPYDYGFVPNTLADDGDPLDGMVIMDEPTFPGCVIAARPVAMLEMVDGGDRDEKILCVPAEDPRYDHVKSLKDIAPHRLEEIAEFFRSYKNLEKKETKILGWKDVDQVAPLVEQCVKAYK